One genomic region from Ptychodera flava strain L36383 chromosome 14, AS_Pfla_20210202, whole genome shotgun sequence encodes:
- the LOC139149616 gene encoding B-cell lymphoma/leukemia 11A-like isoform X1 → MSRRKQDKPQQVRRTVTGDDDESTGMFTSPEALEDDEEEDDEIHTERYTPKLPKIDTLKCGECQMDFALADIVAFIEHKKQGCKGGAMEIMGEDGGMADDGVMVLRTEKTGITTPIKHRTPSNSNFNRETKETTSLKAQNSPKTSDAETESTASEPSHYTCTQCQLKLTSAWFVLQHAQNVHGMKIYLDNNVDLSRESPPSVHLEQPSRKEARTPQQQQQQQQQQQQQQQQQQQQQQQQQQQQQQQQQASQIPLLPPPPPPVPQTQHTPSPGLPHENHHPLTIETSPIRPPVPPIESNPFALFLRPSISEHSIVTTHEPTIYHHHHHHPHPNAEILRDAIHMERIRMERPGDRMGEQFCIPEMIDRRSAIVVPPPQQPPPPPPPPPPPPPPPISIPVPPPPAPALSPSQQQQPAQQTTPTSQAQVSGHPSVGIEPSLDFYSQRLRQLAGTNSPTSPPLSPTKRKPGMHHRLFNFSPMKAAPQSSKIKSCEFCGKTFKFQSNLIVHRRSHTGEKPYKCQLCDHACSQASKLKRHMKTHFNKNSSPRSSTTPGSLSPNENKEPLDVPSASSVLKSVVDQYINDNKQASGPQHHIPDEELEDLTDNSGAIDLSGSRSNRNGSLKDNNSTDGSTSSGNHGSSNRGSHSLLSEVMKNSGLNEIQAYNEAYQQAIAESSLSSNKDGDNDSNSKADTETEDTETEPDAGKRKLDPADIVETNNIDCRGHGVERTYTPENTNGSVEGEPFVKKIKTEPSSPPPPSNADGIYTQWLPETTAASTKEMYVSSPATSECSTANGGSAVYSLSKPDSDESPAKPESTNRAKSPKGSGDRKSDTCEFCGKIFKNCSNLTVHRRSHTGEKPYKCELCSYACAQSSKLTRHMKTHGKGAKEVFRCEVCSMPFSVYSTLEKHMKKWHWGGGPKPTSNANSNTNAAADITEGSA, encoded by the exons CACACGGAACGTTACACACCTAAGCTGCCAAAAATAGACACACTCAAATGTGGCGAGTGCCAAATGGACTTTGCTCTAGCAGACATTGTTGCGTTCATAGAGCACAAAAAGCAGGGATGTAAAGGGGGTGCCATGGAAATTATGGGTGAAGATGGAGGTATGGCGGATGACGGAGTCATGGTCCTGCGTACAGAGAAAACTGGGATAACCACCCCAATCAAACACAGAACACCAAGTAACAGCAACTTTAACCGAGAGACTAAAGAAACAACATCTTTAAAAGCGCAAAACTCGCCCAAGACAAGCGATGCCGAGACAG AGTCTACAGCATCTGAACCAAGTCACTATACCTGTACACAGTGCCAGCTGAAACTGACCAGCGCTTGGTTTGTTCTACAACATGCACAGAACGTGCATGGCATGAAGATATACTTGGATAACAATGTGGATCTGTCCAGGGAGTCCCCGCCGAGTGTGCACCTGGAGCAGCCGTCACGAAAAGAAGCAAGAACAcctcagcagcagcagcagcagcaacaacaacagcaacaacaacagcagcagcagcagcaacaacaacaacagcaacaacagcagcagcagcagcagcaacaagcTAGCCAAATTCCCTTActgccaccaccaccaccacctgtCCCACAAACTCAGCACACTCCGAGTCCAGGCTTGCCCCATGAAAACCACCATCCCTTGACCATCGAGACAAGCCCCATTCGTCCACCAGTGCCTCCCATCGAGAGCAATCCGTTCGCTCTGTTTCTGAGGCCCTCGATTAGTGAGCACAGCATCGTCACCACGCACGAGCCAACCAtatatcatcaccatcaccatcatccaCATCCAAACGCTGAAATACTACGAGATGCAATACACATGGAGAGAATACGAATGGAGAGGCCGGGAGACAGGATGGGAGAACAGTTTTGCATACCGGAAATGATTGACAGACGATCTGCCATTGTCGTGCCACCTCCACAGCAGCCGCCACCACCACCGCCGCCgccgccaccaccaccaccaccaccaataTCCATACCAGTGCCACCACCGCCTGCCCCTGCTCTGTCACCATCACAACAGCAGCAGCCAGCCCAGCAGACTACACCCACATCGCAGGCCCAAGTCAGTGGACATCCATCAGTTGGGATAGAACCAAGTCTTGATTTTTACTCTCAGAGACTGAGGCAGCTAGCTGGCACCAACAGCCCAACCAGCCCACCACTGTCCCCTACCAAGAGAAAACCAGGCATGCACCACAGGCTGTTCAACTTTTCTCCAATGAAAGCTGCACCCCAATCCAGCAAAATTAAGTCGTGCGAGTTTTGtggcaaaactttcaagtttcaaagcaaccTGATAGTCCACAGACGTTCCCATACCGGGGAGAAACCTTACAAGTGCCAACTTTGTGATCACGCGTGTTCACAAGCCAGTAAACTCAAGAGACATATGAAAACCCATTTCAATAAGAACAGTAGCCCCCGTTCATCCACCACGCCAGGCTCGTTATCACCAAATGAAAACAAGGAGCCCCTAGACGTTCCCAGTGCCAGTTCAGTACTCAAGTCTGTGGTGGATCAGTACATCAATGACAACAAACAGGCTTCAGGACCGCAACACCACATACCGGATGAGGAGCTGGAGGACCTGACAGACAACTCTGGTGCAATAGACTTGTCTGGCTCCAGGTCGAATCGGAACGGCTCGCTGAAGGACAACAACAGCACCGATGGCAGCACCAGCAGTGGTAACCATGGCAGCAGTAACCGTGGCAGCCACTCGTTGCTCAGCGAGGTCATGAAGAACAGCGGGCTGAACGAAATCCAGGCGTACAACGAAGCTTACCAACAAGCAATAGCTGAAAGCTCCCTTTCGAGTAATAAAGATGGCGACAATGACTCCAATTCCAAGGCTGATACGGAGACTGAAGATACTGAAACAGAGCCAGATGCAGGGAAGCGCAAACTTGACCCGGCTGACATAGTTGAGACCAATAACATCGATTGCAGGGGCCATGGTGTCGAGCGGACATACACGCCCGAGAACACCAATGGAAGCGTGGAGGGAGAACCATTcgtcaaaaaaatcaaaacagaaccGTCGTCTCCTCCGCCTCCTTCAAATGCAGATGGCATCTACACACAATGGCTACCGGAAACAACTGCTGCATCTACTAAAGAAATGTATGTAAGCTCACCGGCTACGTCGGAGTGCTCCACTGCCAATGGGGGTTCGGCTGTGTATTCCCTCAGCAAGCCTGACTCCGACGAGAGCCCCGCAAAGCCGGAAAGCACCAACAGGGCCAAATCACCCAAGGGGAGTGGCGACCGGAAGAGCGACACATGCGAGTTCTGCGGCAAGATCTTCAAGAACTGCAGCAACCTGACGGTGCACCGACGCAGCCACACCGGCGAGAAGCCGTACAAGTGCGAGTTGTGCAGCTACGCCTGTGCCCAGAGCAGCAAGCTAACCCGACACATGAAAACTCATGGCAAAGGTGCTAAGGAGGTTTTCAGGTGCGAAGTGTGCAGCATGCCGTTTTCAGTCTACAGTACGTTGGAAAAACACATGAAGAAATGGCACTGGGGCGGCGGTCCGAAACCGACCTCCAATGCAAACAGTAACACCAACGCTGCTGCAGACATTACAGAAGGAAGTGCATAG
- the LOC139149616 gene encoding B-cell lymphoma/leukemia 11A-like isoform X2, whose amino-acid sequence MFTSPEALEDDEEEDDEIHTERYTPKLPKIDTLKCGECQMDFALADIVAFIEHKKQGCKGGAMEIMGEDGGMADDGVMVLRTEKTGITTPIKHRTPSNSNFNRETKETTSLKAQNSPKTSDAETESTASEPSHYTCTQCQLKLTSAWFVLQHAQNVHGMKIYLDNNVDLSRESPPSVHLEQPSRKEARTPQQQQQQQQQQQQQQQQQQQQQQQQQQQQQQQQQASQIPLLPPPPPPVPQTQHTPSPGLPHENHHPLTIETSPIRPPVPPIESNPFALFLRPSISEHSIVTTHEPTIYHHHHHHPHPNAEILRDAIHMERIRMERPGDRMGEQFCIPEMIDRRSAIVVPPPQQPPPPPPPPPPPPPPPISIPVPPPPAPALSPSQQQQPAQQTTPTSQAQVSGHPSVGIEPSLDFYSQRLRQLAGTNSPTSPPLSPTKRKPGMHHRLFNFSPMKAAPQSSKIKSCEFCGKTFKFQSNLIVHRRSHTGEKPYKCQLCDHACSQASKLKRHMKTHFNKNSSPRSSTTPGSLSPNENKEPLDVPSASSVLKSVVDQYINDNKQASGPQHHIPDEELEDLTDNSGAIDLSGSRSNRNGSLKDNNSTDGSTSSGNHGSSNRGSHSLLSEVMKNSGLNEIQAYNEAYQQAIAESSLSSNKDGDNDSNSKADTETEDTETEPDAGKRKLDPADIVETNNIDCRGHGVERTYTPENTNGSVEGEPFVKKIKTEPSSPPPPSNADGIYTQWLPETTAASTKEMYVSSPATSECSTANGGSAVYSLSKPDSDESPAKPESTNRAKSPKGSGDRKSDTCEFCGKIFKNCSNLTVHRRSHTGEKPYKCELCSYACAQSSKLTRHMKTHGKGAKEVFRCEVCSMPFSVYSTLEKHMKKWHWGGGPKPTSNANSNTNAAADITEGSA is encoded by the exons CACACGGAACGTTACACACCTAAGCTGCCAAAAATAGACACACTCAAATGTGGCGAGTGCCAAATGGACTTTGCTCTAGCAGACATTGTTGCGTTCATAGAGCACAAAAAGCAGGGATGTAAAGGGGGTGCCATGGAAATTATGGGTGAAGATGGAGGTATGGCGGATGACGGAGTCATGGTCCTGCGTACAGAGAAAACTGGGATAACCACCCCAATCAAACACAGAACACCAAGTAACAGCAACTTTAACCGAGAGACTAAAGAAACAACATCTTTAAAAGCGCAAAACTCGCCCAAGACAAGCGATGCCGAGACAG AGTCTACAGCATCTGAACCAAGTCACTATACCTGTACACAGTGCCAGCTGAAACTGACCAGCGCTTGGTTTGTTCTACAACATGCACAGAACGTGCATGGCATGAAGATATACTTGGATAACAATGTGGATCTGTCCAGGGAGTCCCCGCCGAGTGTGCACCTGGAGCAGCCGTCACGAAAAGAAGCAAGAACAcctcagcagcagcagcagcagcaacaacaacagcaacaacaacagcagcagcagcagcaacaacaacaacagcaacaacagcagcagcagcagcagcaacaagcTAGCCAAATTCCCTTActgccaccaccaccaccacctgtCCCACAAACTCAGCACACTCCGAGTCCAGGCTTGCCCCATGAAAACCACCATCCCTTGACCATCGAGACAAGCCCCATTCGTCCACCAGTGCCTCCCATCGAGAGCAATCCGTTCGCTCTGTTTCTGAGGCCCTCGATTAGTGAGCACAGCATCGTCACCACGCACGAGCCAACCAtatatcatcaccatcaccatcatccaCATCCAAACGCTGAAATACTACGAGATGCAATACACATGGAGAGAATACGAATGGAGAGGCCGGGAGACAGGATGGGAGAACAGTTTTGCATACCGGAAATGATTGACAGACGATCTGCCATTGTCGTGCCACCTCCACAGCAGCCGCCACCACCACCGCCGCCgccgccaccaccaccaccaccaccaataTCCATACCAGTGCCACCACCGCCTGCCCCTGCTCTGTCACCATCACAACAGCAGCAGCCAGCCCAGCAGACTACACCCACATCGCAGGCCCAAGTCAGTGGACATCCATCAGTTGGGATAGAACCAAGTCTTGATTTTTACTCTCAGAGACTGAGGCAGCTAGCTGGCACCAACAGCCCAACCAGCCCACCACTGTCCCCTACCAAGAGAAAACCAGGCATGCACCACAGGCTGTTCAACTTTTCTCCAATGAAAGCTGCACCCCAATCCAGCAAAATTAAGTCGTGCGAGTTTTGtggcaaaactttcaagtttcaaagcaaccTGATAGTCCACAGACGTTCCCATACCGGGGAGAAACCTTACAAGTGCCAACTTTGTGATCACGCGTGTTCACAAGCCAGTAAACTCAAGAGACATATGAAAACCCATTTCAATAAGAACAGTAGCCCCCGTTCATCCACCACGCCAGGCTCGTTATCACCAAATGAAAACAAGGAGCCCCTAGACGTTCCCAGTGCCAGTTCAGTACTCAAGTCTGTGGTGGATCAGTACATCAATGACAACAAACAGGCTTCAGGACCGCAACACCACATACCGGATGAGGAGCTGGAGGACCTGACAGACAACTCTGGTGCAATAGACTTGTCTGGCTCCAGGTCGAATCGGAACGGCTCGCTGAAGGACAACAACAGCACCGATGGCAGCACCAGCAGTGGTAACCATGGCAGCAGTAACCGTGGCAGCCACTCGTTGCTCAGCGAGGTCATGAAGAACAGCGGGCTGAACGAAATCCAGGCGTACAACGAAGCTTACCAACAAGCAATAGCTGAAAGCTCCCTTTCGAGTAATAAAGATGGCGACAATGACTCCAATTCCAAGGCTGATACGGAGACTGAAGATACTGAAACAGAGCCAGATGCAGGGAAGCGCAAACTTGACCCGGCTGACATAGTTGAGACCAATAACATCGATTGCAGGGGCCATGGTGTCGAGCGGACATACACGCCCGAGAACACCAATGGAAGCGTGGAGGGAGAACCATTcgtcaaaaaaatcaaaacagaaccGTCGTCTCCTCCGCCTCCTTCAAATGCAGATGGCATCTACACACAATGGCTACCGGAAACAACTGCTGCATCTACTAAAGAAATGTATGTAAGCTCACCGGCTACGTCGGAGTGCTCCACTGCCAATGGGGGTTCGGCTGTGTATTCCCTCAGCAAGCCTGACTCCGACGAGAGCCCCGCAAAGCCGGAAAGCACCAACAGGGCCAAATCACCCAAGGGGAGTGGCGACCGGAAGAGCGACACATGCGAGTTCTGCGGCAAGATCTTCAAGAACTGCAGCAACCTGACGGTGCACCGACGCAGCCACACCGGCGAGAAGCCGTACAAGTGCGAGTTGTGCAGCTACGCCTGTGCCCAGAGCAGCAAGCTAACCCGACACATGAAAACTCATGGCAAAGGTGCTAAGGAGGTTTTCAGGTGCGAAGTGTGCAGCATGCCGTTTTCAGTCTACAGTACGTTGGAAAAACACATGAAGAAATGGCACTGGGGCGGCGGTCCGAAACCGACCTCCAATGCAAACAGTAACACCAACGCTGCTGCAGACATTACAGAAGGAAGTGCATAG